Within the Gloeocapsa sp. DLM2.Bin57 genome, the region AGAATTAGATACAGAAAACCAACTCTGGTTAATAGACTATCTCCAAGTATATTATTGGCGCAGTAGTCAAAAAGATCAAATAGCGCTAATTTGGGAACAAGCGCGACAATTTTTACAACAATATGTCAACCCGCGTCTAGTCTGGGAATGTAGTTTACTAGAATTGTATAAGCAATGGGAAAAAGTCTCAAATTAGTACCCTGGTTACTAGCACTTCCTCTAGCTTGGTTAATAGGTTATAGTTATAACGTTATCTATGGTGGGGGGATTAGCTGGCTAAGGATAATGTATCAAAACAAATTAGAATTAGCCAGTGAAATTGATAGTCAACGTCGGGTGATCATCATTGGTGGATCAGGAGTCCACTATACCATCAATGCTGAACAAATAGAGCAAGAATTAGGAATACCCGTATTTAATCTCGGTTTAGACGGTAAATTAGGTTTAAATGTGCTTTTACCTAGCGTTTTACCCGCAATCAGAGAAGGTGATATCGTAGTTTTAATTCCTGAATATCTGATGTTGTCAGATTCCGATGGTTTAGGAGAGATTTCTAGTTGGTTTGGTGTAGCCACAGGAAAACCTGGTTTAGGTGATATCCCCCCCAAACAGTTATTACAGGATACTTGGTTATTAGGGATACCGAGTTTACGCGCCTTAACTAAGTCGGGTATAGATTTAATCACTAAAGGACAATTAGAAGAGTATTACTCAGATCCTCTTACCAACAGGGGTGATCCCACTAAAACTTGGGAAAGAAGTAGCCAATGGTGGAAATTAACGGTAAATGAGCCGATTTCTCCCCATTCGATCGCCATGATTAATAGTTTTCAACAACAAGTAGAGGCAAAAGGTGCTACCTTATTATTATCTCTTTCCTGGATTTACGGGAGTACAGATCCTCAAACAGTAAAGAATATTCAAATCACAGCCAAAGAGTTAGAGGCGATCGCACCTCTACTCTATAACCGGGAATCTCTTAATATTAAAACCGATTCTAGTCTCTTTGCTGATACTCATTACCACCTGAAACCCGAAGGGAGAAAATTACGTTCTCAAGAATTAGCCCAACAATTACAACCTTATGTTAGATAAACCAATAGAAGTGTTAATTCTCGGTGGGGGGTTTGGCGGTTTATACACTGCTATAAAATTAAGTAAATCAGCATTAGTTAAACAGCAAAAGTGTAAAATAACCCTGGTAGAGCAAAAAGAACGTTTTTTATTTACTCCTCTGTTATACGAGTTATTAACAGCAGAATTGCAACCTTGGGAAATTGCACCTTCTTATCAAAAGTTACTCACTTCCACTCCCATTAATTTCTGTCAACAACGAGTAAATAGCATAGATTTAGCACAACGTCGCGTTACTTTAGCTAATCAACAGTCACTCTCTTACGATTATCTGGTTTTAGCTTTAGGAAGTGAAAATCGTCGCGCTACTGTTACTGGTAGCGAATCTGTACTCTATTTTCGTACCCTAGCTGATGCAGAATTACTCAACGAACGCTTAAAATTATTAGAGTACACCGAAAAACGCTTTATCCGTGTAGGGGTTGTGGGTGGTGGTGCTAATGGGGTAGAATTAGCTTGTAAGCTGGCAGCTCGTTTGGGCGATCGCGCTGATATCTACTTATTAGAAAAGGGAACACAACTATTAAAACACTTTTCCCGAGGTGTACAAACAGCAGCTAATCGCGCTATTATGAAACGAAAAATTACCGTAATTTATGATAGCCAGATTAGAGAAATTACTCCAGAAAAAATTATTCTAACTAACCAAACTATACCCATAGATTTAGTAATTTGGACAGTAGGTACTCAACCTTTATCCTGGTTAACTAATCTAGATTGTCAACAAACTCCACAGGGAAAATTATTAACTACTTCTACTCTCCAATTACTTAATTATCCCGAAGTATTCACCCTTGGAGATATCCTAGAAATTCCCCATCAAATCATTCCCCAAACCGCACAAGCTGCTTATCAAGCTGCTAATTGTGTCGCGGTCAATCTCCAAGCACAAATATTAGGTAAACCCCTCAAAACCTTTCGTTATTTACACTTAGGAGATATGTTAACTTTAGGTAAAAAAGCCGCTGTAATTTCTTGTTATGGCTTTAATCTAGAAGGCTTTATCGCTGATAAAATCAGGAGACTAGTTTATATTCAGCGTCTCCCCACACAACGTCATCGTTACCAAGTTTTGAGTAATGTTTTAGGTAATTCTTTATTAAGAAAACTTCGGTTTTGTCGTTGGCAATTGAAGCGATTTTTATCTCTAACCCTACGTGCTAGGAAACGTTTAACAGAAAATAAAGAATAATATCAAAATTTCGATATTTTTGGCGACAGAACCCGCTCGCCACAGTCTGATAATCTCGTCAAGAATCGTACAAGTTGGAGCATACATCTTTTGCTTTTTGAGGATCGCGAAGTATTATTTAATTTTAGTGTAATTAAGAGAGTAAGGTGGTAAAAACAAAACTTGATGTCCGGCATTCGTTATCTACGAATCATAAGGAGTTCGGAGTTAAGATATGGGATGAGTTAATTAACTTTTGCCTGAGTACCTTTTCCCTGTTCCCCGCTCCTTATTGCCTATTGCTATTGCCTCTATTTCAGATAAACTCTATTTTCTCTCCGGGTAATAGTTCTTTTACTTGAGTTGTTAAATTACTTTGTTGCAGTTGTTGTTGTAAATTTTCTGCTGTTCCTTCTGCAGTTAGTAAAGACATTAGTAACCCTTCAAATTTGAGATCTCCTCCCGCTGCTGTAGGAATAATAAACTGGGGTTTCAACCATTGACAAACCAAGAGTGCGTTTTCTTGTCCTTTGATCACAGAACCTAACAAAGGAAGTTTTAAGTCAATAATGGGAGTAACCACTATATCTACTGGTGCATATTTTTGAATTTGCTCAGAGTGAAAACCATGGGGTTCATAGTATAATGTTTGACCTGTGGTTAAATCTTTGAGCAGATAGGCGTTTTCAATGAGAGTAGGACCAACTGGAGAACCAGGAAAAGCTCTAATTTCTACCACGTCATGGAAGTTAAAAACGTCACCATGATTAAGTGTATGAATTTGAGTATAACCGATTGACTCAACCACTTTAGCTGCATTAGGAGAAGCTACTACGGGAAGATCATGATTAAGATGTTCTAAAGTAGGCTTATGAGCGTGATCTTCTAAACCTTGTGAGAGTAAAATTAAGTCAATTTGTTCGGGTATGGGTTTAGCTATAGTGCGATCGCCTTTAAACAGCCAGGGTAAATTACCAAAGACCAGAGACCCTACCAACCAAGGATCTAGTAAAATTTGTTTACCCGCTACATCGATTAACCACGAATTACTATCAAGCCAAGTTAATTTCATAATTATTTATCTTTTCCTTTTTCTTTATTGTAAACTTTTATTAAAAATAATAGGAATCTAGACATTCATGGAATCACAGCAACCCAATAGTCTTTTGTTGGTGGTGATAGTTAATTACCGTACAGCAGACTTAACCGTCGATTGTCTAAAATCTTTAGAAGCAGAAGTTCAAAATCTACCAGGAACTGAAGTTGTCGTAGTAGATAATGCTTCTGGAGATAACTCTGTAGAACAAATTCAAAAAGCGATAGATGAACAAAATTGGCAACCTTGGGTAAAACTTATAGCCTCAGAGCGTAATGGTGGTTATGCTTATGGTAATAATTTAGCCATTAGACCAGCTTTAGAATCAACTAACCCTCCCCAATACGTTTTACTACTCAATCCTGATACGATAGTGCGTAGTGAAGCGATCGCCACTTTAGTGCAATTTATGGAAAAACATTCTGACATAGGAATAGCAGGAAGTCGTCTTGAAGATCCAGACGGTAAACCCCAGCGTTCAGCATTTCGTTTTCATAGTATATTGAGCGAATTTGAAGGGGGTATGCGTTTAGGGATGGTTTCCCAATTACTGAGTAAATGGAAAGTAGCACCTGAAGTTTCCGATGTTGACTGTAGAACAGATTGGGTCGCAGGAGCAAGTATGATTATTCGTCTGGAAGTATTCAAGGATGTAGGATTACTCGACGAGGAATATTTTATGTATTACGAAGAAGTAGATTTTTGTTTACAAGCCAAAAGGAAGGGGTGGTCTTGTTGGTATGTACCCGAGAGTCGAGTTGTTCATTTTGTCGGACAAAGTTCGGGAGTAACCAATACTAAAATTACCCCCAAAAGAAGACCACTATACTGGTTTGAATCAAGAGAGCGCTATTTTATTAAAAACTATGGTAAATTTTATACATTTCTCGCTGATTTGATGTGGATGATTGGTTTTATTGTGTGGAAAGGTAGAAACAGTATTGAAAAGAAACCCAATAATGATCCACCTTATTTACTTACTGATTTTTGGCAAAATAGTATTTTAGTAAAAAAAAATAGTATGACAACACAGCTACAAAATCCAGAGACTAAAACAGAACTAAGTTTATGGTCACAACTCAAAGAAGATTGGATCGCTCACGAAAAAGATTGGACAAGACCAGGTTTTAGAGCAGTTGCTGTATGTCGCTTTGGTGTTTGGCGAATGAAAATTCAACCCAAACTATTACGCGCACCATTTAGTATTCTTTATCGTGCTATGTATCGACACGTCAGAAACGTTTATGGTATTGAAATACCCTATTCTGTTAATTTAGGTCGTCGAGTCATCGTGGAACATCAAGGTTGTATCGTCATTCACGGGAATTGCACTATTGGTGATGATTGCGTTATTCGTCAAGGAGTTACTATCGGTAATCGTTATCTAGATAAACCACTAGAAGCACCCCAATTAGGTGCAAGAGTGAATGTAGGAGCAGGTGCTAAAATTCTGGGTAAATTAGTGATTGGTGATGATGTAAGTATTGGTGCTAACTCTGTCGTCCTAACAGATATACCTGCGGGTAAAACCGCTGTAGGTATTCCTGCTAAAATACTTTAACTCTCTGCTAAATGCTCATTAATCGCCATTTGAATATCTGTGGCTAGGGATTTCGCATCCTCTCTCGCTTGTTCTAAATTGGAGAGAGGATTAATTGGTATATGTAAGGAAACAGCTAACCAAGGTAAGCGTTTTCCTTGTAACTGAGCTAATTGATCTCGCCAAAACCAATTTTGGGGGTGAAAGCTACCACCATTTAGCCAAGCGTACCACTGAACTATAGCAAAAGTTCTCTCATTCATTCTAGCTCGTAAGAATCTCGCTGTAACGGTGTCCGATTCAGGAGCAGTAAATTTAATTCTAGTCAGAGAATCCCTTTGTAAACCTCCAGGGGCTTCTAAATCACTCCATTCTACACTAGGTTTATCTTTATAATAGGGCTGCGTTCTCATAAATAACACAGCTAATTGCTGAGGTTGTCTAGCAATAACTTGATAAACCCATTGACTCCCATCTATATATATGACTTCTACCTTAAAATTCTGCCAACCTCTAATATAGAGACCAGTTGTTTTGATTCTATTTAATTGGGATAGGTTCACCTCTTGAACATCTGACCACCTTAAATCACCAGTCCAATAACTCGGTAAAGCTATAGTTAGGATAATCACTATAAAAAAACCAACCAAGACTAAGCGAGAAAGATGTTCTTTGGCAAAATACATACTAAACAACCTGGGGAAAATGGGTAATTTCTGTGACTGCTTTCAGACTATAATGACCGTTATTAACAACTAAACTCTGAATTTTTAAAGATAGTCCTTTTAAGTAAAAATGACCTAAATTAAACAAGGCTTCGATTTCTTTTAAGACTAGCTCTGGTACGTTATTTTGGGTAACTTCCTCAACTAAGACTCGGTGACTAACTTGACATAATCTTGGTCTGAGTTGAAAGTTTAACTCTTGTTTAGATGAGATTAACTTCACAATTAAATCACCATCAGGAGCAATATAACAATTAATGCTTTTAAGACTATCAGGTTTAACTCTATTTAAGTGTTGTTCTAAATCTTTTCTACTTAAAACAAAAAAAGCCGTACCTTGACTCGGTTGAGTCAACTTAATTTTACCTATTAAAGCTTGTAGGGGATTGACAGTAATCTGTTCAAAAGTCATTCTCAAGTTTTGTAGGCTTTGATTATTAGACATAATCAATCCTTCACTATCGATAGAAAGTGATTCTACAATCCCTTTCGCTAAATTTTCGGGATTGGTTTTGACAGTTACCTTGAGTTTATCTGCTTTTAACTGATTACTTAAAGCTACTTCTGCAATTTTACTGAGAGTGTTTTCACCT harbors:
- a CDS encoding NAD(P)/FAD-dependent oxidoreductase, with amino-acid sequence MLDKPIEVLILGGGFGGLYTAIKLSKSALVKQQKCKITLVEQKERFLFTPLLYELLTAELQPWEIAPSYQKLLTSTPINFCQQRVNSIDLAQRRVTLANQQSLSYDYLVLALGSENRRATVTGSESVLYFRTLADAELLNERLKLLEYTEKRFIRVGVVGGGANGVELACKLAARLGDRADIYLLEKGTQLLKHFSRGVQTAANRAIMKRKITVIYDSQIREITPEKIILTNQTIPIDLVIWTVGTQPLSWLTNLDCQQTPQGKLLTTSTLQLLNYPEVFTLGDILEIPHQIIPQTAQAAYQAANCVAVNLQAQILGKPLKTFRYLHLGDMLTLGKKAAVISCYGFNLEGFIADKIRRLVYIQRLPTQRHRYQVLSNVLGNSLLRKLRFCRWQLKRFLSLTLRARKRLTENKE
- a CDS encoding MBL fold metallo-hydrolase, whose protein sequence is MKLTWLDSNSWLIDVAGKQILLDPWLVGSLVFGNLPWLFKGDRTIAKPIPEQIDLILLSQGLEDHAHKPTLEHLNHDLPVVASPNAAKVVESIGYTQIHTLNHGDVFNFHDVVEIRAFPGSPVGPTLIENAYLLKDLTTGQTLYYEPHGFHSEQIQKYAPVDIVVTPIIDLKLPLLGSVIKGQENALLVCQWLKPQFIIPTAAGGDLKFEGLLMSLLTAEGTAENLQQQLQQSNLTTQVKELLPGEKIEFI
- a CDS encoding glycosyltransferase — protein: MESQQPNSLLLVVIVNYRTADLTVDCLKSLEAEVQNLPGTEVVVVDNASGDNSVEQIQKAIDEQNWQPWVKLIASERNGGYAYGNNLAIRPALESTNPPQYVLLLNPDTIVRSEAIATLVQFMEKHSDIGIAGSRLEDPDGKPQRSAFRFHSILSEFEGGMRLGMVSQLLSKWKVAPEVSDVDCRTDWVAGASMIIRLEVFKDVGLLDEEYFMYYEEVDFCLQAKRKGWSCWYVPESRVVHFVGQSSGVTNTKITPKRRPLYWFESRERYFIKNYGKFYTFLADLMWMIGFIVWKGRNSIEKKPNNDPPYLLTDFWQNSILVKKNSMTTQLQNPETKTELSLWSQLKEDWIAHEKDWTRPGFRAVAVCRFGVWRMKIQPKLLRAPFSILYRAMYRHVRNVYGIEIPYSVNLGRRVIVEHQGCIVIHGNCTIGDDCVIRQGVTIGNRYLDKPLEAPQLGARVNVGAGAKILGKLVIGDDVSIGANSVVLTDIPAGKTAVGIPAKIL
- a CDS encoding cyanoexosortase B system-associated protein; translation: MYFAKEHLSRLVLVGFFIVIILTIALPSYWTGDLRWSDVQEVNLSQLNRIKTTGLYIRGWQNFKVEVIYIDGSQWVYQVIARQPQQLAVLFMRTQPYYKDKPSVEWSDLEAPGGLQRDSLTRIKFTAPESDTVTARFLRARMNERTFAIVQWYAWLNGGSFHPQNWFWRDQLAQLQGKRLPWLAVSLHIPINPLSNLEQAREDAKSLATDIQMAINEHLAES
- a CDS encoding DUF2993 domain-containing protein: MFASFQGLGENTLSKIAEVALSNQLKADKLKVTVKTNPENLAKGIVESLSIDSEGLIMSNNQSLQNLRMTFEQITVNPLQALIGKIKLTQPSQGTAFFVLSRKDLEQHLNRVKPDSLKSINCYIAPDGDLIVKLISSKQELNFQLRPRLCQVSHRVLVEEVTQNNVPELVLKEIEALFNLGHFYLKGLSLKIQSLVVNNGHYSLKAVTEITHFPQVV